A DNA window from Hordeum vulgare subsp. vulgare chromosome 1H, MorexV3_pseudomolecules_assembly, whole genome shotgun sequence contains the following coding sequences:
- the LOC123419385 gene encoding nucleotide pyrophosphatase/phosphodiesterase-like, whose protein sequence is MIQEMMMAHVFLAAVLAMAVAAATVGASPPEGIQPLSKIAIHKATVELHGSAYVRATPALLGDQGEDTVWVTVKYGWENPSADDWIAVFSPADFISGSCPNPRRNADEPALCTAPIKYQYANHSGNYRYWGKGTIRFQIINQRSDFSFALFTGGFENPKLVAVSKPVAFKNPKAPVFPRLAQGKTHDEMTVTWTSGYDIDEAYPLVEWGMVTTGGGATNPTRTPAGTLTFNRGSMCSEPARTVGWRDPGFIHTAFMRDLWPNKEYFYKIGHELSDGTVVWGKPYTFRAPPTPGQNSLQRIIVFGDMGKAERDGSNEFANYQPGSLNTTDTLVEDLDNYDIVFHIGDMPYANGYLSQWDQFTAQVAPISARRPYMVASGNHERDWPNTGGFFDVKDSGGECGVPAETMYYYPAENRANFWYKVDYGMFRFCVADTGHDWREGTPQHKFIEECLSTVDRKHQPWLIFAAHRVLGYSSNAWYAAEGSYEEPEGRESLQKLWQQYRVDMAFFGHVHNYERTCPLYQSQCVNNEKSHYSGTMNGTIFVVAGGGGSHLSSYAMAIPKWSLFRDLDYGFVKLTSFNHSSLLFEYKKSSDGNVYDSFTIQRDYRDVLSCVHDSCFPTTLAM, encoded by the exons ATGATACAGGAGATGATGATGGCGCACGTCTTCCTGGCGGCGGTGCTGGCCATGGCGGTAGCGGCGGCGACGGTGGGCGCGTCGCCGCCCGAGGGCATCCAGCCGCTGTCCAAGATCGCCATCCACAAGGCCACCGTGGAACTGCACGGCTCCGCGTACGTGCGGGCGACGCCGGCGTTGCTCGGCGACCAG GGCGAGGACACCGTATGGGTCACCGTGAAATACGGGTGGGAGAACCCTTCCGCCGACGACTGGATCGCCGTCTTCTCCCCCGCCGATTTCAT CTCGGGCTCGTGCCCTAACCCACGGAGGAACGCCGACGAGCCGGCACTCTGCACAGCGCCTATCAAG TATCAGTACGCCAACCACTCGGGCAACTACCGCTACTGGGGCAAGGGCACCATCCGGTTCCAGATCATCAACCAGCGCTCCGACTTCTCCTTCGCCCTCTTCACCGGCGGCTTCGAAAAT CCGAAACTTGTGGCGGTGTCGAAGCCGGTGGCGTTCAAGAACCCCAAGGCCCCGGTGTTCCCGCGGCTGGCGCAGGGCAAGACCCACGACGAGATGACAGTCACGTGGACCAGCGGCTACGACATCGACGAGGCCTACCCGTTGGTCGAGTGGGGCATGGTCACCACCGGCGGCGGGGCGACCAACCCCACCCGCACGCCCGCCGGCACGCTGACCTTCAACCGCGGCAGCATGTGCA GCGAGCCGGCGCGCACGGTTGGGTGGAGAGACCccgggttcatccacacggcgttcATGAGAGATCTGTGGCCCAACAAAGA GTACTTTTACAAGATTGGGCATGAGCTCTCCGACGGGACCGTGGTGTGGGGAAAGCCCTACACCTTCCGAGCGCCGCCAACCCCTGGACAGAACTCGTTGCAGCGCATCATCGTCTTCGGTGACATGGGAAAG GCGGAGAGGGACGGATCGAATGAGTTCGCCAATTACCAGCCGGGGTCTTTGAACACGACGGACACACTGGTCGAAGATTTGGACAACTACGACATCGTGTTCCACATCGGCGACATGCCCTACGCCAACGGGTACCTCTCTCAGTGGGATCAGTTCACCGCACAGGTCGCCCCCATCAGTGCCAGGAGGCCCTACATGGTTGCAAG CGGTAACCACGAGAGGGACTGGCCCAACACCGGTGGATTCTTCGACGTCAAGGACTCCGGCGGTGAGTGCGGCGTGCCGGCCGAGACCATGTACTACTATCCGGCCGAAAACAGAGCAAACTTCTG GTACAAGGTGGACTACGGGATGTTCCGGTTTTGCGTGGCGGACACGGGGCACGACTGGAGGGAAGGTACTCCACAGCACAAGTTCATCGAGGAGTGCCTCTCGACGGTGGACCGGAAGCACCAGCCATGGCTCATCTTCGCTGCGCACCGGGTGCTGGGCTACTCCTCCAACGCGTGGTACGCCGCCGAGGGCTCCTACGAGGAGCCCGAGGGCCGGGAGAGCCTACAGAAGCTGTGGCAGCAGTACCGCGTCGACATGGCCTTCTTCGGCCACGTCCACAACTACGAGCGCACGTGCCCGCTCTACCAGAGCCAGTGCGTCAACAACGAGAAGAGCCACTACTCGGGCACCATGAACGGCACCATCTTCGTcgtggcgggcggcggcggcagccacCTCTCCAGCTACGCCATGGCCATCCCCAAGTGGAGCTTGTTTAGGGATCTAGACTACGGCTTCGTCAAGCTCACTTCCTTCAACCACTCGTCGCTTCTGTTCGAGTACAAGAAGAGTAGTGATGGTAACGTCTACGACTCATTCACCATCCAGAGAGACTACCGCGACGTGCTCAGCTGCGTGCACGACAGCTGCTTCCCCACCACACTCGCTATGTGA
- the LOC123450117 gene encoding 3-deoxy-manno-octulosonate cytidylyltransferase, with the protein MPICPAPSESSGSGGRAWVFHGLALGAAAAAAAAAYLYRRPRGFRSLAVGIIPARYASSRFEGKPLALILGKPMIQRTWERVMLASSLDHVVVATDDEKIAECCRGFGADVVMTSVSCQNGSERCCEALQKLGKHYDIVVNIQGDEPLIEPEIIDGVVMALQRAPDAVFSTAATALKPEDAFDTNRVKCVVDNQGYAIYFSRGLIPSNKSGKVNPHFPYLLHLGISGFDSKFLKIYPQLTPTPLQLEEDLEQLKVLENGYRMKVIKVDHDAHGVDAPEDVEKIEALMRARNIH; encoded by the exons ATGCCGATCTGCCCTGCGCCGTCGGAGTCCTCGGGCTCGGGGGGCCGCGCGTGGGTCTTCCACGGGCTGGCGCTCggcgcggcggcggcagcggcggcggccgcCTACCTGTACCGCCGGCCCCGCGGGTTCCGCAGCCTGGCGGTGGGCATCATACCCGCGCGCTACGCCTCCTCCCGCTTCGAGGGCAAGCCGCTCGCCCTCATCCTCGGCAAGCCCATGATACAG AGAACCTGGGAAAGAGTTATGCTAGCTTCTTCGTTAGACCATGTTG TTGTGGCGACCGATGATGAGAAAATTGCTGAGTGTTGTAGAGGTTTTGGAGCTGATGTTGTAATGACATCAGTATCATGCCAAAATG GATCTGAGCGCTGCTGTGAGGCACTTCAAAAGCTTGGGAAACATTACGACATTGTTGTCAATATTCAAGGGGATGAGCCTCTTATTGAACCAGAGATAATAGACGGTGTGGTTATGGCACTGCAG CGAGCTCCTGATGCAGTCTTCAGCACAGCTGCCACGGCACTAAAACCTGAAGATGCATTTGACACAAACCGAGTGAAGTGTGTAGTTGACAACCAGGGTTATGCAATATACTTCTCAAGAGGGCTGATCCCATCTAACAA ATCAGGGAAAGTCAATCCTCACTTTCCATATCTTCTTCATCTTGGGATTTCG GGCTTTGATTCGAAGTTTCTGAAGATCTATCCACAGCTTACACCAACCCCATTGCAACTAGAAGAGGACCTGGAGCAACTTAAAGTTCTTGAAAACGGCTACAGGATGAAG GTTATCAAGGTGGACCATGATGCCCATGGTGTGGATGCACCCGAAGATGTCGAGAAAATAGAAGCATTGATGCGAGCAAGGAACATCCACTAG